The following proteins are encoded in a genomic region of Flammeovirga pectinis:
- a CDS encoding phage portal protein: MSLTKNIKQLFSPTEQRSETIGFIDDTTSNLVDSDLEREQWTTLTDKLGANGSYLTSEIVTMLASTPIQQFDNQTNFVFTKGFKNRVPLLTPSLTSKRAFYQSCIADILKYGVAYATYDSNNRIQYLKYNSCTLKSDWSAPYTNYELEVSNVAQSGKKSNSFTLNQKQFCMFMHPIFSSSQYANKPMEFVNNYQSMLAEIDSLDESLAKNRGVGATVISTATKVRDGQASKILEKFREKIVKTGMIIFEGALLDSKPLTPASANDRSLFNESRKYSNNQIAKLFLIDAEAYSKANSEEKFMLLQAWQNVFLSEYENTLLEPTQSFRFNFLASNYVNVSDRETVVQSLFTSNSIDSKGVQRIYNLTDMNVNNDFISVQVQNKNNIENEK, translated from the coding sequence ATGAGCTTAACAAAAAACATTAAACAGCTTTTTTCTCCTACAGAGCAAAGGAGCGAAACAATAGGATTTATAGATGATACTACTTCTAATTTAGTCGATTCTGATTTAGAGCGAGAGCAATGGACTACACTAACAGATAAGTTAGGAGCAAATGGCTCTTACCTAACTTCTGAAATCGTTACAATGTTAGCCAGTACTCCAATACAACAGTTTGATAATCAAACTAATTTTGTATTCACAAAGGGCTTTAAGAATAGAGTGCCATTGCTTACACCTTCTCTCACGTCTAAGAGAGCTTTTTACCAAAGTTGTATAGCAGATATTCTGAAATATGGCGTTGCTTATGCTACATATGATAGCAACAATAGAATACAGTATTTAAAATACAATTCATGCACCTTAAAAAGTGATTGGAGTGCTCCATATACTAATTATGAATTGGAAGTAAGTAACGTAGCTCAAAGTGGGAAGAAAAGTAATTCATTTACTTTGAATCAGAAGCAGTTTTGCATGTTCATGCACCCAATTTTTAGTAGCTCTCAATATGCTAATAAACCAATGGAATTTGTAAATAACTATCAGAGTATGTTAGCAGAGATTGATAGTTTAGACGAGAGCCTTGCTAAAAACAGAGGTGTTGGAGCTACTGTAATCTCAACAGCAACCAAAGTGAGAGATGGTCAGGCTAGTAAGATACTTGAGAAATTCAGAGAGAAAATCGTTAAGACAGGAATGATAATCTTTGAAGGTGCTTTATTAGATAGTAAACCATTGACCCCAGCTTCAGCGAATGATAGAAGTTTGTTCAATGAAAGTAGAAAATACTCCAATAATCAGATAGCTAAACTATTTTTAATTGATGCTGAAGCCTACTCTAAAGCAAATTCTGAAGAAAAATTTATGTTATTACAGGCATGGCAGAATGTGTTCCTATCAGAATATGAAAATACACTTTTAGAACCTACTCAGAGCTTCAGATTTAATTTCTTAGCATCTAATTATGTAAATGTATCAGATAGAGAAACGGTAGTTCAATCGCTTTTTACTTCTAATAGTATTGATTCAAAAGGAGTGCAACGTATCTACAATTTAACTGATATGAATGTTAATAATGATTTCATATCTGTTCAAGTACAAAATAAAAATAATATAGAAAATGAAAAATAG